The following coding sequences are from one Natrarchaeobaculum sulfurireducens window:
- a CDS encoding TAXI family TRAP transporter solute-binding subunit, producing the protein MDHSDSSEYGRRTVLKATGAAAAGGLTAMAGCLGDGGENFVTIGTGGTGGVYYILGGGIADLLNEHEDLGVDASAESTGASVENAREVGGGDMTMALALSNSVLLAVDGEGDFDEPEPLQSMFGAYVNHTQVVVPEDSDVETLADLEGLDVSVGAPGSGTEVIAQELLEWYGLSYDDINEERLAFDETADALIDGQIDAGFWSVGPPTSSIEEVASQRDIRLLSFPEDDLAEIDDEFPYYTAATIEPDTYPDQDYEVHNPGVVNTMIVNEDADEELVYDITEIIYENLDELADIHDVVGQFEETARDSPIDLHPGSEAYFDDAGL; encoded by the coding sequence ATGGATCACAGCGACAGCAGCGAGTACGGTCGTCGAACGGTTCTGAAGGCAACGGGAGCGGCTGCCGCCGGTGGACTGACAGCGATGGCGGGCTGTCTCGGCGATGGGGGTGAAAACTTCGTAACCATCGGGACTGGGGGGACCGGTGGCGTTTACTACATTCTCGGGGGCGGCATCGCCGACTTGCTCAACGAACACGAGGATCTCGGTGTCGACGCATCGGCCGAGTCGACGGGTGCAAGCGTCGAAAACGCCCGCGAAGTCGGCGGCGGTGACATGACGATGGCACTGGCGCTCAGTAATTCCGTCCTGCTGGCAGTCGATGGCGAAGGAGACTTCGACGAACCCGAGCCACTCCAGTCGATGTTCGGTGCCTACGTCAATCACACGCAGGTCGTCGTTCCCGAAGATTCCGACGTTGAAACGCTCGCCGACCTCGAGGGACTCGACGTGAGCGTCGGCGCACCGGGCAGCGGAACGGAAGTCATCGCTCAGGAATTGCTCGAGTGGTACGGGCTGAGCTACGACGACATCAACGAAGAGCGACTCGCGTTCGACGAGACCGCGGACGCGCTGATCGACGGCCAGATCGACGCGGGCTTCTGGAGTGTCGGCCCGCCGACCTCGTCGATCGAAGAAGTTGCCAGCCAGCGTGACATCCGTCTGCTCAGCTTCCCTGAAGACGACCTGGCCGAGATCGACGACGAGTTCCCATACTACACAGCAGCAACCATCGAACCCGATACCTATCCCGACCAGGACTACGAGGTTCACAATCCCGGCGTCGTGAACACGATGATCGTCAACGAAGACGCCGACGAGGAACTGGTCTACGACATCACTGAGATTATCTACGAGAACCTCGACGAACTGGCCGATATCCACGACGTCGTCGGTCAGTTCGAAGAGACAGCACGTGACTCCCCCATCGATCTTCATCCGGGGTCGGAAGCGTACTTCGACGATGCCGGCCTGTAG